A stretch of the Photobacterium toruni genome encodes the following:
- a CDS encoding META domain-containing protein gives MKKRLLAAMVLPMMLAACSTTGLTSKTPQSITASELANGSWSLVKIDNQVLSQPVPTLELATDLAANGHAGCNRYFGQAEVKEGQFRIEKMGMTMMLCPDSEMKVEQTFTQSMSDWNKVSVSGDTMTMTNAKHTLTFARDMAATPAK, from the coding sequence ATGAAAAAGCGTCTATTAGCAGCAATGGTACTCCCGATGATGTTAGCTGCATGTTCAACAACAGGTCTTACTTCGAAAACACCACAATCAATAACTGCTTCTGAACTTGCTAACGGTAGCTGGTCGTTAGTGAAAATTGATAATCAAGTGCTTTCTCAACCAGTACCAACATTAGAGTTAGCCACTGATCTTGCAGCGAATGGACATGCAGGCTGTAATCGTTACTTTGGTCAGGCTGAAGTAAAGGAAGGACAATTCCGTATTGAAAAAATGGGAATGACAATGATGTTATGCCCAGATAGTGAAATGAAAGTTGAGCAAACATTTACACAATCGATGTCTGATTGGAATAAAGTTAGCGTTTCAGGCGATACAATGACAATGACAAATGCTAAGCATACGTTAACATTTGCTCGTGATATGGCAGCAACACCAGCAAAATAA